In Clostridium sp. DL-VIII, the following proteins share a genomic window:
- a CDS encoding DEAD/DEAH box helicase family protein: protein MCTNFEFLKDKKEFNSFSNSCIEAEKSILVSPATCAILSRRALELAVKWVYSYDEDLNLPYQDNISSLIHNNSFVELIDSEMLPMLKFVIKLGNVAVHTSSNISREEAILSLHNLYQFINWIDYCYSADFKEKEFDEEVLLKGEEKRTRPEELKDLYEKLSSKDKKLEEIIKENENLRKELTQKRKDNTENYDFNIDEISEFKTRKIYIDVELKLAGWDFKKDVGEEVELFGMPNSAEKGYADYVLYGDNGKPIAIIEAKRTSKDPKIGQQQAKLYADCLEKQYNQRPVIFFTNGFESYIWDDYNGYSERRVYGFFKKDELQLMIDRRSSRKGLRDVKIKEIISNRYYQKEAITAVCESLERRQRKLLLVMGTGTGKTRTAISIVDVLSRHNWIKNVLFLADRTALVKQAKNNFSKLLPDLALCNLLDNRDNPEEARMIFSTYPTMMNAIDDTKSKDGKRLFTCGHFDLIIVDESHRSIYKKYKAIFDYFDAFLLGLTATPKDEIDKNTYTIFDMENGVPTYAYELKKAVEDEYLVDYRTIEVKSKVMEDGIKYDELSDEDKEEYEEKFDDDENIGEEISNTAINEWLFNANTIDLVINKLMEKGIKIEGNEKIGKTIIFAKNHKHAEAIKERLDVVCKEFGTHFSKVIDNKVNYVETLIDDFSDKNKEPQIAISVDMLDTGIDIPEILNLVFFKKVRSKTKFWQMIGRGTRLCPDLLGIGQDKKEFLIFDFCNNFDFFRANPKGYDGNLGQTLSERIFNLKIDLIKELQDIRYDEEEYRKHRSELLEEAVKAINTLNEDNFRVRMNLYYVHKYKNKQEWENLGAVSTKDIKENISPLITSLKDDELAKRFDLVMYLIELANLQGNNAIRPIKSVIDTAEQLSKLGTIPQVQEQKYIIDKVRTEEFWEDVDIFELDEVRLALRELLKYLEKENQKPYYTHFDDFIIKEESNEAMYNANNLKNYRKKVEYYLKEHENELAIYKLRNNKQLTKQDLKTLETIMWTDLGTQADYEKEFGKMPITKLVRQLVGLDRTAANELFSQFLNNQSLNSKQIHFVKLIVDYVVKNGLIDDNKLLQQEPFRNVGSIVELFKDNMDDARNIMGIIADIKKNAEVII from the coding sequence TTGTGTACTAACTTTGAGTTTTTAAAAGATAAAAAGGAATTTAATAGTTTTTCAAATTCTTGTATTGAAGCAGAAAAAAGCATATTAGTAAGTCCGGCTACTTGTGCAATTTTAAGTAGAAGAGCTTTAGAACTTGCTGTAAAATGGGTATATTCATATGATGAAGACTTAAATTTACCTTATCAAGACAATATAAGCAGTTTAATTCATAATAATAGTTTTGTAGAGCTTATTGATAGTGAAATGTTACCAATGCTTAAGTTTGTTATTAAGCTTGGTAATGTAGCAGTACATACAAGTTCCAATATATCAAGGGAAGAAGCAATTCTTTCTTTACATAACTTATATCAATTTATAAACTGGATTGATTATTGTTATAGTGCTGATTTTAAAGAGAAAGAGTTTGATGAAGAAGTTCTGCTAAAGGGAGAAGAAAAAAGGACAAGACCAGAAGAGCTTAAGGATTTATATGAAAAATTAAGCTCAAAAGACAAAAAGCTTGAAGAAATTATTAAAGAAAATGAAAACTTAAGAAAAGAGCTTACACAAAAGAGAAAAGATAATACCGAAAATTACGATTTTAATATAGATGAAATAAGTGAATTTAAGACAAGAAAGATTTATATAGATGTTGAACTTAAACTTGCAGGATGGGACTTCAAAAAAGATGTAGGTGAAGAAGTTGAACTTTTTGGTATGCCTAATAGTGCTGAAAAAGGATATGCTGATTATGTCCTATATGGTGATAATGGTAAACCAATAGCTATTATAGAAGCCAAGAGGACAAGCAAAGACCCTAAAATTGGACAGCAACAGGCTAAATTATATGCAGATTGCTTAGAAAAACAATATAATCAAAGACCAGTAATATTCTTTACGAATGGATTTGAAAGTTATATATGGGATGATTATAATGGATATTCTGAGAGAAGAGTTTATGGTTTCTTTAAGAAAGATGAACTTCAATTAATGATTGATAGAAGAAGCAGTCGAAAGGGATTAAGGGATGTTAAGATAAAGGAAATAATATCAAATAGATATTATCAAAAGGAAGCTATTACAGCAGTATGTGAGTCGTTAGAAAGAAGACAAAGGAAATTATTATTAGTTATGGGGACAGGTACAGGTAAAACAAGAACTGCTATATCTATAGTTGATGTTTTATCAAGACACAACTGGATTAAGAATGTCCTATTCTTGGCAGACAGAACTGCATTAGTAAAGCAAGCTAAAAATAATTTTTCTAAGTTACTGCCAGATTTAGCGTTATGTAATTTACTTGATAATAGAGATAATCCAGAAGAAGCAAGAATGATATTTTCGACTTATCCTACAATGATGAATGCTATTGATGATACAAAGTCTAAAGATGGAAAAAGATTATTTACATGTGGGCATTTTGATTTAATTATTGTTGATGAGTCTCATAGAAGCATTTATAAAAAATATAAGGCTATATTTGATTATTTTGATGCCTTTTTATTAGGTCTTACAGCGACTCCAAAGGATGAAATAGATAAGAATACTTATACTATTTTTGATATGGAAAATGGGGTACCTACATATGCATATGAACTTAAAAAGGCAGTAGAAGATGAATATCTTGTTGATTATAGGACTATAGAAGTTAAGTCTAAAGTAATGGAAGATGGAATCAAGTATGATGAATTGTCAGATGAAGATAAAGAAGAATATGAAGAAAAGTTCGATGATGATGAAAATATTGGAGAAGAAATTAGTAATACTGCTATAAATGAATGGTTATTCAATGCTAACACAATAGATTTGGTAATCAATAAGCTAATGGAAAAAGGAATAAAAATAGAAGGTAATGAGAAAATAGGAAAAACTATTATATTTGCTAAAAATCATAAACATGCAGAAGCGATAAAAGAAAGATTGGATGTAGTATGTAAAGAATTTGGAACGCATTTTTCAAAAGTAATAGATAATAAGGTAAACTATGTTGAAACCTTAATTGATGATTTTTCAGATAAAAATAAAGAACCTCAGATAGCTATTAGTGTGGATATGCTTGATACGGGCATAGATATTCCTGAAATATTAAATCTTGTTTTCTTTAAGAAGGTAAGGTCTAAGACTAAGTTTTGGCAAATGATAGGCAGAGGAACTCGTCTTTGTCCAGATTTATTAGGAATAGGTCAAGATAAAAAGGAGTTTTTAATTTTTGATTTCTGCAATAACTTTGATTTCTTTAGGGCTAATCCAAAAGGATATGACGGAAATTTAGGGCAAACTCTAAGTGAGAGAATATTTAATTTAAAGATAGATTTGATAAAAGAACTTCAAGATATAAGATATGATGAAGAAGAGTATAGAAAACATAGAAGTGAATTATTAGAAGAAGCAGTGAAGGCAATTAATACTCTTAATGAAGATAATTTTAGAGTTAGAATGAATTTATATTATGTCCATAAGTATAAGAATAAGCAAGAATGGGAAAATCTTGGAGCAGTAAGTACTAAGGATATAAAAGAAAATATCTCGCCACTTATAACTTCATTAAAAGATGATGAACTTGCGAAGAGATTTGATTTAGTAATGTATCTTATTGAGCTTGCAAATCTTCAAGGAAATAATGCGATAAGACCTATAAAAAGTGTTATAGATACAGCAGAGCAGTTATCTAAGCTTGGAACGATACCTCAAGTTCAAGAACAAAAATACATAATTGATAAGGTAAGAACAGAAGAATTTTGGGAAGATGTTGATATCTTTGAACTTGATGAAGTAAGACTGGCTTTGAGGGAATTATTGAAGTACTTGGAAAAAGAAAATCAAAAGCCATATTATACTCATTTTGATGATTTTATTATTAAAGAAGAATCAAATGAAGCCATGTATAATGCTAATAACCTTAAAAATTATAGGAAAAAGGTGGAGTATTATTTAAAAGAACACGAAAATGAGCTTGCTATATATAAGCTCAGAAATAATAAGCAATTAACTAAACAGGACTTGAAGACTCTTGAAACTATTATGTGGACTGACCTTGGAACACAAGCTGATTATGAAAAAGAATTTGGTAAAATGCCAATTACTAAGTTAGTAAGGCAGTTGGTTGGTTTAGATAGAACCGCGGCCAATGAACTTTTTTCACAATTTTTAAACAATCAGTCATTGAATTCTAAGCAAATACACTTTGTAAAATTAATTGTAGACTATGTAGTTAAGAATGGTCTTATAGATGATAATAAACTATTGCAACAGGAGCCATTTAGAAACGTTGGAAGCATAGTTGAGTTGTTTAAAGATAATATGGATGATGCAAGAAATATTATGGGAATAATAGCGGACATAAAGAAAAATGCAGAAGTAATTATATAA
- a CDS encoding restriction endonuclease subunit S has product MFGDPINNPMGWEVKKLKNISTKILSGNTPKGGSEVYVDDGIMFFRSQNVWKNKLVLDDIAYIDKETHKKMLKSSLKHRDILITKTGRINTENSSLGRASMYLGEDDGANINGHVYLIRLKEEILNEFILFILTSNEYRGYIRSVCVGGIDKRQLNKEHIEEFPIIFPPIEKQKKFVSYVNQIDKLKFEVQENLIQFRKGF; this is encoded by the coding sequence ATGTTTGGAGACCCAATTAATAATCCTATGGGATGGGAAGTTAAAAAATTAAAGAATATTTCAACAAAAATATTAAGCGGTAATACTCCTAAAGGTGGCAGTGAAGTTTATGTGGATGATGGAATTATGTTCTTTAGAAGTCAAAACGTTTGGAAAAATAAATTGGTTCTTGATGATATAGCATATATAGATAAAGAAACTCATAAAAAAATGCTGAAAAGTAGCTTAAAGCATAGAGATATTTTAATAACTAAAACAGGAAGAATAAATACTGAAAATAGTAGCTTAGGTAGAGCATCTATGTATTTGGGTGAAGATGATGGTGCTAATATTAATGGGCATGTTTATTTGATAAGACTTAAAGAAGAAATATTAAATGAGTTTATTTTATTTATTCTTACAAGTAACGAATATAGAGGATATATTAGAAGTGTTTGTGTTGGAGGAATTGATAAAAGACAGTTAAATAAAGAGCATATAGAAGAATTTCCTATAATTTTTCCACCAATAGAGAAACAAAAGAAGTTTGTTAGTTATGTTAATCAAATCGACAAATTGAAATTTGAAGTACAGGAAAATTTAATCCAATTTAGAAAAGGATTTTAG
- the xerA gene encoding site-specific tyrosine recombinase/integron integrase: protein MVEKIITEIEQRMACILNNMQIEELHKVLVHSLYELTLLNDGQAGTKKQKEELDYINIFICAKGVEGCSEKSIKYYKSTIENMLNTIRKPVKHITTEDLREYLSNYYKKNSCSKVSIDNIRRILSSFFSWLEDENYIIKSPVRRIHKIKTPKVVKETYSDENLEIMRDNCVNLRDLAMIDLLNSTGMRVGELVRLNINDIDFNERECIVLGKGDKERKVYFDAKTKIHLQNYLNSRNDDNIALFVTLLKPYNRLQISGVEIRMRQLGRKLNINKVHPHKFRRTLATRAIDKGMPIEQVQQLLGHQKIDTTLQYAMVNQNNVKLAHKKYIS from the coding sequence ATGGTAGAAAAAATTATTACTGAGATAGAGCAAAGAATGGCATGTATTCTTAATAATATGCAAATAGAAGAATTGCATAAAGTATTAGTACACAGTTTATATGAATTGACATTACTGAACGATGGACAAGCAGGTACAAAGAAACAAAAAGAGGAATTGGATTATATAAATATTTTTATTTGTGCTAAAGGTGTAGAGGGGTGCTCAGAAAAATCTATTAAATATTATAAATCAACAATAGAAAATATGTTAAATACTATAAGGAAACCAGTAAAACATATTACAACCGAAGATTTAAGAGAATATTTATCTAATTATTATAAAAAAAATTCTTGCAGTAAAGTAAGTATTGATAATATTAGAAGGATTCTATCAAGCTTTTTTTCATGGCTTGAAGATGAAAATTATATTATAAAAAGTCCTGTAAGACGTATTCATAAAATTAAGACACCAAAGGTGGTAAAAGAAACTTATAGTGATGAAAACTTAGAAATTATGCGTGATAATTGCGTAAATTTGCGTGATTTAGCAATGATTGATTTATTGAATTCTACAGGAATGCGCGTTGGTGAATTAGTAAGGCTTAATATTAATGATATAGATTTTAATGAAAGAGAATGTATTGTGCTTGGAAAAGGTGATAAGGAGAGAAAAGTTTATTTTGATGCTAAAACTAAAATACATTTACAAAATTATTTAAATAGCAGAAATGATGATAATATAGCATTATTTGTTACATTATTAAAGCCGTATAATAGGTTACAAATTAGTGGCGTTGAAATTAGAATGAGGCAATTGGGAAGAAAACTTAATATTAATAAAGTGCATCCTCATAAGTTTAGAAGGACACTTGCAACAAGAGCTATTGATAAAGGTATGCCTATTGAACAGGTACAACAGCTTTTAGGACATCAAAAGATTGATACAACACTGCAATACGCAATGGTAAATCAAAATAATGTTAAATTAGCGCATAAAAAATATATTTCTTAA
- a CDS encoding restriction endonuclease subunit S has protein sequence MSIEYLKLGNIATYINGYAFKPEDWENQGKPIIRIQNLTNSSDELNYFNKDINEKYIVKTGDILISWSASIGIYEWNKSEAVLNQHIFKVVFDKINVNKQYYKFMVGMCLEKAMKYMHGSTMKHITKKYFDDILVPVPDLKVQEKVAKVLNKSQELIDKRKAQMEALDELVKSQFIEMFGDPSKNPMGWKETTIGDSCYYVKDGPHASPNYVEKDKGIPFISVRNIVDGYINWDTAKYISEDDYETFIKKCEPEKGDVLYSKGGTTGIAKYIDTDKKFANWVHIAVLKFEKDLDGIFFENMLNSAYCYQQSQRLTKGIANRDLVLGSMKQIKFYLPPIELQNQFADFVKQVDKLKFEMQKSLEEMENNFNSLMQRAFKGELFN, from the coding sequence ATGAGTATTGAATATTTAAAGTTAGGAAATATTGCAACATATATCAATGGTTATGCGTTTAAGCCAGAAGATTGGGAGAATCAAGGTAAGCCAATAATAAGAATACAAAATTTGACCAATAGTAGTGATGAATTAAATTATTTTAATAAAGATATAAATGAAAAATACATAGTGAAAACAGGAGATATATTAATATCATGGTCTGCAAGTATTGGAATTTATGAATGGAATAAAAGCGAGGCGGTTTTAAATCAACATATATTTAAAGTTGTATTTGACAAAATAAATGTAAATAAGCAATATTATAAATTTATGGTAGGAATGTGTTTAGAAAAGGCAATGAAATATATGCACGGTTCTACAATGAAACATATTACTAAGAAGTATTTTGATGATATCTTAGTTCCAGTTCCAGATTTAAAAGTTCAGGAAAAAGTAGCAAAAGTATTAAATAAATCTCAAGAATTAATAGATAAGAGAAAAGCTCAAATGGAAGCTTTAGATGAATTAGTCAAATCGCAATTTATCGAGATGTTTGGTGACCCATCAAAGAATCCTATGGGATGGAAAGAAACAACTATAGGGGATAGTTGTTATTATGTTAAAGATGGTCCCCATGCGTCACCTAATTATGTTGAAAAAGATAAAGGAATACCATTTATATCAGTGAGAAACATTGTGGATGGTTATATTAATTGGGATACAGCTAAATATATTTCCGAAGATGACTACGAGACTTTTATAAAAAAGTGTGAACCTGAAAAAGGAGATGTACTATACTCTAAGGGCGGAACAACAGGTATTGCAAAGTATATAGATACTGATAAAAAATTTGCAAATTGGGTACATATTGCAGTGCTGAAATTTGAGAAAGATTTAGATGGAATCTTTTTTGAGAATATGCTTAATTCTGCATATTGCTATCAACAATCCCAAAGACTAACAAAGGGTATTGCAAATCGGGATTTAGTATTAGGTTCAATGAAACAAATTAAATTTTATTTACCACCAATAGAACTTCAAAACCAATTTGCAGACTTTGTTAAGCAAGTCGACAAATTGAAATTTGAAATGCAAAAGAGCTTAGAAGAAATGGAAAACAACTTTAATTCATTAATGCAAAGAGCGTTTAAAGGTGAATTATTTAATTAG
- a CDS encoding class I SAM-dependent DNA methyltransferase, with the protein MITGELRSKVDRIWETFWTGGITNPLEVIEQFTYLLFIKGLDDNETIKENEAVFLGIDFEGAFPKDKQHLRWSKFKNEEAGEMYRIFAEEVFPFIKNLHGDEASAYSKYMGDAIFKIPTPLMLSKIVTGIDNIDMAEGDTKGDLYEYLLSKVATAGTNGQFRTPRHIIDMIVKLMKPTPSDIIVDPAFGSGGFLVQSQEYLRENHNDLFLVSELKEHFNNMMFNGFDMDRTMLRIGAMNMMLHGVDNPNIEYKDSLSEANTDKEKYTLVLANPPFKGSLDYEAVSADLLKITKTKKTELLFLALFLRILKTGGRCASIVPDGVLFGSTGGHKSIREEIVEKHKLEAIISMPSGVFKPYAGVSTAIMIFTKTGTGGTDKVWFYDMKADGYSLDDKRSEVEANDIPDIVSRFNNLEGETDRKRTEQSFFVPVEEIRENGYDLSINKYKEIEYEEVVYDEPKVILNKVKELEKNIAQGLDELERMIEV; encoded by the coding sequence ATGATTACAGGTGAATTACGAAGTAAAGTAGATAGAATTTGGGAAACTTTCTGGACAGGTGGAATTACTAATCCATTAGAAGTAATAGAGCAGTTCACATATCTTTTATTTATAAAAGGTTTAGATGATAATGAAACTATAAAGGAAAATGAAGCGGTATTTTTAGGAATAGATTTTGAAGGAGCATTTCCTAAGGATAAGCAACATTTAAGATGGAGTAAATTTAAAAATGAAGAAGCAGGAGAAATGTATAGAATATTTGCAGAAGAAGTTTTTCCGTTTATAAAAAATCTCCATGGTGATGAAGCATCTGCATATTCAAAATATATGGGAGATGCAATATTTAAGATACCTACGCCACTAATGCTATCAAAAATAGTAACAGGTATAGATAATATAGATATGGCAGAAGGAGATACTAAGGGAGACCTTTATGAATATTTATTATCAAAAGTAGCAACAGCAGGAACAAATGGACAATTTAGAACTCCACGACACATTATAGATATGATTGTTAAATTAATGAAGCCAACACCATCAGATATAATTGTTGACCCTGCATTTGGAAGTGGTGGATTCTTAGTTCAATCACAAGAATATTTAAGAGAAAATCATAATGATTTATTTTTAGTAAGTGAATTAAAAGAACATTTTAATAATATGATGTTTAATGGTTTTGATATGGATAGAACTATGCTTAGAATTGGAGCTATGAACATGATGCTTCATGGTGTAGATAATCCTAATATAGAGTATAAGGATTCACTTTCAGAAGCAAATACTGATAAGGAAAAGTATACCTTAGTCCTTGCCAATCCGCCATTTAAAGGAAGTTTAGATTATGAAGCTGTATCAGCTGACCTTTTAAAAATAACTAAAACTAAAAAGACGGAACTTTTATTCTTAGCTTTATTCCTAAGAATATTAAAAACTGGGGGACGATGTGCATCTATAGTACCTGATGGAGTATTATTTGGTTCAACAGGAGGACACAAGAGTATTAGGGAAGAAATTGTGGAGAAGCATAAACTTGAAGCTATAATATCTATGCCAAGTGGTGTATTTAAGCCATATGCAGGAGTTTCAACAGCTATTATGATATTCACTAAGACTGGTACTGGTGGAACTGATAAAGTATGGTTCTATGATATGAAAGCAGATGGATATTCTTTAGATGATAAGAGAAGTGAAGTTGAAGCTAATGATATACCGGATATAGTATCAAGGTTTAACAACTTAGAAGGTGAAACTGATAGAAAGAGAACAGAACAAAGCTTCTTTGTACCTGTTGAAGAGATAAGGGAAAATGGATATGACTTATCTATTAATAAGTATAAGGAAATTGAATATGAAGAAGTGGTTTATGATGAGCCTAAGGTCATTTTGAACAAAGTTAAGGAACTTGAGAAAAATATAGCTCAAGGATTGGATGAATTAGAAAGAATGATTGAGGTATAA
- the rlmD gene encoding 23S rRNA (uracil(1939)-C(5))-methyltransferase RlmD, producing the protein MKRGSDLTVKIEKLQFPSTGIGYAEDKTIYVKNAFPGQTVTGRVKKKREDYAEVKLLSVDEKADYEIDAICPHFGVCGGCSSQTIDYEKQLEFLSEEVKTLFEEDNIEMGEYLGIQGSPNQWEYRNKMEFTFGDEAKGEPLSLGMHMRGKSFGILTVDECKLVDEDYRKIIKLTVDYFRKMDLPYYKVMKAEGYLRHLVIRKAQNTGEILVNLVTTTQIDFDLGEYVKLLREQSYKGNLVSIIHTENDSRSDAVIPEKVIVLFGKDYIRESLLGLQFNISPFSFFQTNTKGAEELYSIVKDFLGESEDKVVFDLYCGTGTIGQIVAPNAKKVIGIELIKEAVEAAKENAKLNGLDNCEFIAGDVAEIIKKVKDKPDIIILDPPRTGVHPKALDYVIRFNAKEIIYVSCNPKTLVADLKVLTERGYKVVKTKVKDMFPNTPHAETVVKLVKKL; encoded by the coding sequence ATGAAAAGAGGAAGCGATTTAACTGTTAAAATAGAAAAATTACAATTTCCGTCGACAGGAATAGGTTATGCAGAAGATAAGACAATTTATGTTAAGAATGCATTTCCAGGTCAAACTGTGACTGGAAGGGTAAAAAAGAAAAGAGAAGATTATGCTGAAGTTAAGTTATTAAGTGTAGATGAAAAGGCAGATTACGAAATTGACGCAATTTGTCCGCATTTTGGTGTATGTGGAGGATGCTCATCTCAAACTATAGATTATGAAAAGCAATTAGAGTTTTTAAGTGAAGAGGTTAAAACTTTATTTGAAGAAGATAATATTGAAATGGGAGAATACTTAGGGATTCAAGGAAGCCCGAATCAATGGGAGTACAGAAATAAAATGGAGTTCACTTTTGGAGATGAAGCAAAAGGTGAGCCACTTTCTCTTGGAATGCATATGAGAGGAAAGTCTTTTGGAATATTAACTGTAGATGAATGTAAACTTGTTGATGAAGATTATAGAAAGATTATTAAATTAACAGTAGATTATTTTAGAAAAATGGATTTGCCTTACTATAAAGTAATGAAGGCAGAGGGATATTTAAGACACTTAGTTATAAGAAAAGCTCAAAATACTGGGGAAATATTAGTAAATCTTGTAACTACAACTCAAATAGATTTTGATTTAGGTGAATATGTAAAGCTGCTAAGAGAGCAAAGCTATAAGGGAAATCTAGTATCGATAATACATACAGAAAATGATTCGAGATCTGATGCAGTAATCCCTGAAAAAGTAATTGTACTATTTGGCAAAGACTATATAAGAGAGTCATTACTTGGATTACAATTTAATATTTCACCATTTTCATTTTTTCAAACCAATACAAAAGGTGCAGAAGAACTATATTCAATAGTTAAGGATTTTCTTGGAGAGAGCGAAGATAAAGTTGTATTTGATCTTTACTGTGGTACTGGAACTATAGGCCAGATAGTAGCACCAAACGCAAAAAAGGTTATTGGGATTGAGCTTATAAAGGAAGCTGTTGAAGCTGCCAAGGAAAATGCTAAACTAAATGGATTAGATAATTGTGAATTTATAGCTGGAGATGTGGCAGAAATAATTAAAAAAGTAAAAGATAAACCAGATATAATAATATTAGACCCTCCAAGAACTGGAGTACATCCAAAGGCGTTAGATTATGTAATTAGGTTTAATGCAAAGGAAATAATATATGTTTCATGCAATCCTAAGACACTTGTAGCGGATCTTAAAGTACTCACAGAAAGAGGATATAAAGTAGTTAAAACAAAGGTGAAGGATATGTTCCCTAACACGCCTCATGCTGAGACAGTTGTTAAGCTAGTTAAGAAATTGTAG
- a CDS encoding RDD family protein, whose product MEKDNVKENETNSDMEEAEVKTSGIENTEEVSNDTEEAAVTVSEEIESSTNEEVDEKPGASGIILANILDQLLIVACSLLLAFLCNSILKLFGYMFVQGNGSIILAGGIIYFIINCIYAPIMEKTKLGKTIAKKILNL is encoded by the coding sequence TTGGAAAAAGATAATGTAAAAGAAAATGAAACAAACAGTGATATGGAAGAAGCAGAAGTTAAAACTTCAGGCATAGAAAACACAGAAGAAGTTTCAAATGATACAGAAGAAGCGGCAGTAACAGTTAGCGAGGAAATTGAAAGTTCAACTAATGAAGAAGTAGATGAAAAGCCTGGTGCTAGTGGAATTATTTTAGCTAATATCTTAGATCAATTATTAATAGTTGCATGTTCTCTTTTACTGGCATTTTTATGTAATTCAATCTTAAAGTTATTTGGATACATGTTTGTACAAGGAAATGGATCAATAATTCTAGCTGGAGGAATAATATATTTTATTATAAATTGTATTTATGCACCGATTATGGAGAAAACTAAGCTAGGAAAAACTATTGCAAAGAAGATATTAAATTTATAA
- a CDS encoding transposase — MWNLLNKILANFKECFSRQASFNWFVIIIIGLMLRSDSLGLTSIIRDLNLSHSSYATMIHFFHSSSWTLEAITNKWCEIIKSFAPIYKEDGVTILVGDGIKASKEARKMPGVKKLHQESENSSKGEYIFGHMFGGIGILAGNSSKMFCIPLLINLQDGIKTIRSWIQPEEQYESHIVQMIQNGFSITKTLGERSILLLDRYFLSVPALIALNKLNQENGSLLQIVTKAKKSCVAYEEHGEYSGRGRPREKGTSVKLKDYFQEKKESFKTTTVKIYGKEQDVSYYCINLLWGQKLYQELRFVLVSYNGINSILVSTDLNLNPETIIRLYSYRFKIECTFRELKQVIGAFSYQFWSKSMPKLNRFKKKDEIDAIDKVEDEKVKERIISTLNAIEMYVMCSSIAIGLLQIIALKFSATELNNKFFRYLRTPSKEIVSEATVASYFRKNIFRIMCKNANLSITKIIKNKQADASFYDDLQAC; from the coding sequence ATGTGGAATTTATTAAATAAAATTTTAGCTAACTTTAAAGAATGTTTTTCAAGGCAAGCCTCATTTAACTGGTTTGTCATTATTATAATAGGTCTTATGCTGCGTTCAGATTCATTAGGATTAACATCAATAATTCGTGATTTGAATCTTTCGCATAGTAGCTATGCTACAATGATACATTTTTTTCATTCTTCTTCATGGACACTTGAGGCTATTACAAACAAGTGGTGTGAAATTATAAAAAGCTTTGCACCTATTTATAAGGAAGATGGAGTAACAATTCTTGTTGGGGATGGTATCAAAGCTTCAAAAGAGGCTCGCAAGATGCCTGGCGTAAAAAAACTACACCAAGAATCTGAAAATTCTTCAAAAGGCGAATATATCTTTGGCCATATGTTTGGTGGAATAGGAATACTTGCAGGAAATAGTTCAAAGATGTTTTGTATTCCTCTGTTAATCAATCTTCAAGATGGTATAAAGACTATCCGAAGCTGGATACAGCCAGAAGAACAATATGAATCTCATATTGTTCAAATGATTCAAAATGGTTTTTCAATCACAAAAACTTTGGGTGAAAGATCAATTCTACTTTTAGATAGATATTTTCTTTCTGTTCCTGCCCTGATAGCCTTAAATAAGCTGAATCAAGAAAATGGTAGTTTACTACAAATTGTAACAAAAGCTAAAAAGTCTTGTGTTGCTTATGAAGAACATGGCGAATATAGTGGACGAGGAAGACCACGTGAAAAAGGAACTTCTGTTAAGTTAAAAGATTACTTCCAAGAAAAAAAGGAATCTTTTAAAACAACAACAGTTAAGATTTATGGTAAAGAACAAGATGTTAGTTACTATTGCATAAATCTTCTTTGGGGACAAAAATTATATCAAGAATTGCGTTTTGTGCTTGTCAGCTACAACGGTATAAATTCTATATTGGTTAGCACAGATCTTAATCTAAATCCAGAAACAATAATAAGACTGTATAGCTATCGTTTTAAAATTGAGTGTACATTTCGTGAACTAAAACAAGTAATAGGTGCTTTTAGTTATCAATTTTGGAGCAAATCAATGCCAAAACTAAATAGATTCAAGAAAAAAGATGAAATTGATGCTATTGATAAAGTTGAGGATGAAAAAGTAAAGGAAAGAATTATATCTACACTAAATGCTATTGAAATGTATGTTATGTGTAGTTCAATTGCAATTGGATTATTACAAATAATTGCACTAAAATTTTCGGCAACAGAACTAAATAACAAATTCTTTAGATATCTAAGAACACCATCGAAAGAAATAGTTTCAGAAGCAACAGTAGCAAGCTACTTTCGTAAAAACATTTTTCGCATTATGTGTAAAAATGCGAATTTAAGCATAACTAAAATAATTAAAAACAAGCAAGCAGATGCTTCATTTTATGATGATCTACAGGCTTGTTAA